The Oscillospiraceae bacterium genome segment TATAGCTGAAACTGAGAGTGAAATCGTTATAAACAAGCCTCAGACAAATGATATTAAATACACTAAAAACACAGAATTTACGCTGACTGAAACATTTTTGTGCGGTCACAACATAGTAAAGAGCGAAACTATACCTCAGAATTTTATCGGGAAAACAATAGAAGAAATAAAAAACGAAAATCCCGAATATATAATAACATCTTATAATGATTTTTCAATTTCTGCAATGAAGGTATATGATAAACATTGTGATAACCATTATATTATTAAACTTCAAGGGAATAAACTGATATCATACAGTAAAAATTCTCCCGACATAACCATCAAAGAAATTAAAATAAATTTAAGGGAATATCCAAATGAAGATATAGAAATATTAAAAAACGGAATTGAAGTCGGCTCTAAAGAAGAGATGCTTGAATTCTTTGAAGATTTTGCATAATTTCATAAAACAGGGTTGCAAAAGCCAAAGACTTTTGCAACCCTGTTACATTTTATATTTTATAAACAGTTTTTCCCTCTACAATTGTCATAAGGATATTGATATCTTCATCAAATACAACAAGGTCAGCATCTTTTGAAAGAGCAATACTTCCCTTTTTGTTATCAATTTTAATAAATCTTGCAGGAACAATCGTCATCATCTTAACTGCATCACACAAAGGAACATCTGCTTCTTTATGCATAGTTCTTACCAGTCGGTCAGTAGTACATACACTTCCTGCGAATGCAGACCTGTCCATAAGTTTTGCAACTCCGCCTTCGATAATAACTTTCTGCCCGTCTTTAAGGCTTCCCAAGATACTTTCTTCTCCGTCAGGCATACCTGCACCTCTCATAGAGTCAGTTACAAGGGCAATCCTGTCTGCACCTTTTGATTTATATACTAGTTTAAGTAATTCTTTAGGCAAATGATGGCCATCTGCAATAATTTCAACATTCATACCATCAATAACATAACCACTCTCAATCACGCCAAGTTTACGATATCCGTCTTCCCTTACGATAGTTGACATTCCACTATAAAAATGAGTTATAAGGTTAAAGCCATTTTCATATGCTAAAATAACATCTTCGTATTTCGCATTGGAGTGAGCAATTGATGCTAAAATACCCTGTTCTTTTAAGAATGCACCAAACTCGGCAGATCCCGGAAGTTCGGGTGCAGCGCTCCATCTTACAATATTGCCGTGTGATTTTCTTGTGATTTCTTCATAGTCTTCTTTAACAGGACATTTTAAATATCTGGGGTCCTGAGCACCTGCCTGAAGAGGACTGAAATATGGTCCCTCCAAATGCAAACCTAAAAGTTTCGCACCATCAAACTCCATATCTTTAACTTTGTTAAACACTTCAAATGTATTTATCAGTTCTTCGTTTGTACTTGTTAAAGTAGTGGGTAAAATTGCTGTTGTGCCATGCTGTGCGTGAGTAGTTGCTGCAGTGATATAAGCATCAACCGTTCCGTCCATAAAATCACATCCACCACCGCCGTGACAGTGGATATCAATAAAACCCGGAGCAATATACTTACCTTTTACATCAGTCATTTCCCCATCAAAAGACGACACATCAATATTGCTTCCAACCTCAATTATTTTACCATCTGAGAAAACAACATATCCGTTCTCAATAATTCTTTCGGGTGTTATAAGTTTTCCGTTATAAAGACACTTTTTACTCATTATATTTACCTCTTACATTACCTCACTAATCTGAACTTCCCTGTCTTCATCAAGTGATTTTTGTATTGCATTAAGAATATATACAGGTTTTACCAAATCATCAAATGATAATGGCATTTTATTTGTTTTTAACATTTCAACAAATTTAGCAAAACCAAGTTTATAAATAAACGAAATATCAACTTCCTGAGAACAAACTTTCTTGTCGCCATATACTGTTACATAATATGAAGAGCAAAGATTGTTAAAGGCAAGTGTAACCATTTTATCTTCATAAGAAGCAATTACCATAGAATTTTTAGGAGCAATCGTTTTTGCAGTAACACTCTTTACATCATAACCGAAAACAGAAAGCATCATTTCAATCAAGTGTGAACCATAGAAGAAAATTCCGCCGTATTCACTCTCTAAATCGCCGGGGAAGTTTATGCATCCTCCTGATACATTGCCTATTCTTCCTGATTCTACTTTATCTTTCAATGTTAAAATTTCATAGTTATATTTAAGTGTTGAACCACCTGTAATAAGTGTATTATTCTTTTCAACCGCTTTTCTTAAAAGTTCAATATCTTCTATCGATTCACAAACAGGTTTATCAATCCACACAGGGTAGCCTGCTTCAATAAACGGCAAAATATGGGGAACATGAAGAGAACCTCTCCTGTAAACAACCATTACGGCATCAACTTTACCCATAAATTCTTCAGGATTATTTGCAATAAAAGGAATTTCTCCTTTTTCTGCAACTTCCTTAGTATGATTCGGATCATCATCATTACCGTAAATAGCAACTATTCTTACATCATCTCCATAAACTTTTTCAACATTACAAAGTCTTGCAAAATGCTGAGCATGAGAGTTATCTGAGCCTAAAATACCAATTTTAAACATTATGTATCAACCTTTCATTTGTTTATTATAAAATTACTTCTTTCTTTTCATCTGATGATTTATAAATTCCAAGAATAATTTCCACGCTTTTTCTTGCCTCTTCGCCTGTAATCATAGGATCTCTGCCCTCTAAAAGTGCCAGAGCCATATCTTCAACAAGATATGTATGACCATAATTAGTAGTAGAATACTGACAGTTAAGTCCACCCAAAGAGCCTGTTACCTCAGGCATTTTTATATCAGGGTTTTTAAGTTTCCAATAGTAAAATCCGGAATCACCAAAGGAAATACTTCCTTCGCTTCCGTGAACCGAGAAAATAGTATCAAGTCCAGGGTAAGCAGTTGTAGCACATTGAATAACACCAATTGCACCATTATTAAATCTTACTTTAGCAATAGCAGTATCTTCTACCTCTATATCCCATACTTTAGTTTCACATGTAGCATCAACCGAATAAATTCCGCCCATCATCCAGGCAATCATATCAACTCCGTGAACTCCCTGATTCATAAGAGCGCCGCCACCGTCATATTTCCATGTAGCACGCCAGTCGCCGCTGTCATAATATGCCTGGTCGCGATAATATTTAAGTGATGCATCTGCCATAGTTATTTTCCCAAGATAGCCCTTTTCTATTGCTTCTTTGGTTTTGATTGCGGCATCATAAGTTCTTCTTTGGAATATACAACCTAACTTAACACCATTATCTTTACAGCAATCTATAAGTTTATCCATTCTTTCCTTTGTAACTTCAAGGGGTTTTTCACAAAGTACATTTACTTTATGATTTGCAACTATAGATGCACAGTCAAGATGCATTCCGCTCGGTGTTAAAATGCAGCAAACGTCAATTTCTTCATTTTCAAGCATAGTTTCAATATCAGTATACCATTTTGAAAGTCCGTTTTCTAAAGCTGCCTTTTTGGCTTTTTCTTCCACAACATCACATACTGCTACAAGTTCAGCATGCGGAGCGTGTTTAATTGCATCTGAATGATTAACAAATATTCTTCCGCAACCTATGGCTGCAAATCTCACTTTTTTATCCATATTGAGTCCCATCCCTTTTATATCTTTCTAAAAAAAATTATACTAAAGTAAAATTTTATTGTCAAGGAAACTGCAAAAATATAATACTTTATAAATATTTTTATTTACAACTTGATAATAAATGCAATATGGATTATAATATATGAAGAGGTGATTTTACTTGAAAAAATTACTAATTGTGGACGGAAACAGTATTGCCAATCGTGCATTTTACGGGATAAGACCTTTAAGTACAAAAGAAGGGATTCCCACAAATGCTATTTTTGGTTTTTTAAATATTGTTCTTAAAGTGATAGATGACAAAAAGCCTGATTTTATCACCGTTGCTTTTGATGTATCTAAAAAAACATTCAGAAACGATATGTATGATTTATATAAAGCAAACAGGAAAGGTATGCCCGATGACCTTGCAACTCAACTTCCGATTTTAAAAGAAGTTCTTGATGTGCTTAATATTTCGCATATCGGACTCGAAGGATATGAAGCAGACGATTTAATAGGAACTGTTTCCAAAAAATGCGAAACAGAAAATATAAAATGTGAGATTTTAACAGGGGACCGTGACGATTTGCAGTTATGCTCAAAAGATACAACTGTTTTACTTGTTACAACTCAGGGTGGGAAAACACAGACAGTACCTTATAATGATGCAGGTGTGTTATACAAATACGAGGTTACCCCTAAAGAATTTATCGACTTAAAAGGTCTTATGGGGGACAGTTCGGATAATATCCCCGGTGTAAAAGGTGTTGGAGAAAAAACAGCGATTTCACTTATCAAAGAATTTAAATCTATAGAAAACTTATATAAAAACATTGACTCGGACAAAATCAAAAAATCAGTAAGAGAAAAATTAATCGAGAACAAAGAAATGGCATTTCTTTCAAAAGAACTTGCAACAATAAAATGCGATGTTCCTTTATCTTTTGATTTTAATGCTTTTAAAGTGTTGCCTCCAAAAGATGAAGCAGTTTTATTATTTGAAAAATTAGAACTTAATTCTTTTATTAAAAGACTTTCTCTTAACTCGGAAAAAGAAGATGTTACACCTGAAATAAAAATTTCAAACAATATTTCAGACTTTGACTTTGCTACACATATTTTTTATCTTATTGAAAACGAAAAAATATATATATACTGCGAAAAAGGTATTATAGAGTTAAATATTAAAGACTCCAAAGAAAAACTTAAAGAAATCTTTGAAAACAAAGAAATTTCAAAGGTTACTTATGGTGCAAAGGAACATATAATTTATTTTAACACATTAGGTATAAACTTAAGCGGTAAGATTTTTGATATAAAAATTGCAAAATATGTTCTGGATCCATCATTTGGAGAGTTCAGATTACCCTCAATTATATATTCATCAATTGGAAAATCCTGTGATACTTTGCACGAGTGTGCTTTTGTGCTCCCCGATGTTTTTGAGAAATTAAGCATTGAACTTGAGAGCACTAATTTATCCAAACTTTACTATGACATTGAACTTCCTGTTATGAAAATACTTGCAAGTATGCAACTTCACGGAATAAAAATTGATGTTCCTTCTCTTAATGAACTAAGTATGAAATTTGAAGATGAACTATCCATTTTAACAAGTGAAATTTATAAACTGGCAGGAGAAGAATTCAATATAAATTCAACCAAGCAATTAAGCGTTATTCTCTTTGAAAAATTAGGGCTTAAACCCTCCAAAAAAACGAAAACAGGTTATAGTACCGATAACTCAGTTTTAGAAGGATTAAAAGGAGAACACGAAATTATCGACCTTCTTATCAACTACAGAACTTACACAAAGTTAAAATCAACTTATATTGACAGTTTGCTTTCCTTATGTGATGAAAATAATATTCTCCATTCTAAATTTCATCAGACAGTTACACAAACAGGAAGGCTCTCTTCAAGCGAACCTAACCTTCAGAACATTCCTGTAAAAATTGAACTTGGCAGACAAATAAGAAAACTTTTCACACCTGTAAATAGTGATAATGTGTTCGTTTCTGCAGATTATTCTCAGGTAGAACTTCGGGTACTTGCTCAGATATGCGGAGATGAAAATCTTATAAACGCATTTAAAAATAATGAGGACATTCATACTCAGGCGGCATCAAAAATATATCAGGTTGATATAAAGGACGTTACCCCCAAAATGCGTTCGGACGCAAAGATGGTTAATTTTGGTCTGTTATACGGAAAGACTGAATTTACACTTGCCAAAGATTTAGGAATTTCAAGAAAAGAAGCAAAGGACATTATTGATACTTATTTTACAAAATATCCTAAAATCAAAAAATATATGTTTGATATAGTTGAGTTTGCAAAAGAAAACGGATATGTTAAAACACTTCTTGGAAGAATTCGTTATATAAAAGAATTATCCGACAGAAACTATATGACACGTCTTGCAGGTGAAAGAATGGCACTTAATACCCCTATTCAGGGTACTGCTGCAGACATAATGAAAATTGCAATGATTAAAACTCAAAAGGCTCTTCAGGAAAATAAACTAAATGCCAAAATAGTACTGCAAATCCATGACGAACTTGTTATTGAAACAAGCAAGGAAGACCTTAAAAAAGTTAAAGAAATACTGATAAGTTCAATGGAAAATGCTGTTAAAATAAACGTACCTTTAACAGTTTCCTGTGCTTCGGGAGAAAATTTATACGAACTTAAATAAGAGGTGCTTTTATGAAACCATACATTTTTTTTAAAACATCGGCAAAAATAAATCTTGGAAGAAATTTTCTAAAATGTATTATTGCATTTTTATTTGTTTCGCTTTTGCCAAGCCTTATTTTACTTTTACCAAGCAGTCTAAATCTATCAAAAATTCATACGCTCATACTTCTTATTTTATCTACATTTATTCTTATTCCCTGCTTCAAAATAGGGGCAATAGGTTTTATGATAGATTCAATGGAAAAAAAGGAAACATCTTTGGGAAATATGTTTGACGGGTTTTTATATATATTTAAACTTATCCCTTTAATACTTTCAAAGATTATTTCATATATCCCTCTGATGCTTGTTATATTTTTAGCATATAAACTTATAAGCAAAGAAGCAATGGATATACTAAGGGAATATGCACTTGACCCTGCAAAGAATATTGATATACTTGTAAAAATACCGCAAAGCGACTTTTATACAATGTTTTTTACTGAACTTGGTGTAGTTGTTTCAATTATTTTATCAATCATAATAAATGCTTATGTGTCGCTTACAAATTACATACTATACAGCGAAAAACTTTCAGGAATCAAGGCAGTTATAAAAAGTATTAAATTGATGAAAGGGCATATACTATATTATATCGGTTTTAACTTAAGTTTCTTTATCTGGTATATTGTTTCAGCCTTTACGCAAGGTTTTTCGGATACAATATTTATTCCCTACAAGGAAGCATCATTTATAATGTTCTATAAATTTTTAAACGGCGAATTTCCCGATAAAACTATCGCACAGACGGATTATGATATTAAGGAGGAAGAATAATGAAAAAGAAATTTTTTACAACTACTTTAATTGCAGGTACTGCTGCGGCCTTAGGTGCTTTTGCCTACAAAATGGCAAAAGATAATATGAAATTTTCCTGTGACAGATGGGATATTGATATTAAAAAAAGATATAGAATGGCAGACAGTTTAATAAGAAGTGAGGCACTTTTTGGTAAAGACAAAAAAGAAGTACTTTCAATTCTTGGAATAAACGGGCTTAAAAGTAATGCAGGTGATACTATGGAATATTACTTAAATGAAGACACTGAAAATCCAAAACTTCTTATAATTGAATTTGACGAAGATGAAAAGGTAAAGAATGTAACAGCATGTGTGTAAAACAATTGCCGAAAAGGGAGATAATTCCCTTTTCGGCAATTTTTAATAATCTATTTTATCAATAAAAACATTTAAATTTTGTCCTTTAAGTTTTTCAAAAACAATATTTTCTATTTCTTTATCAGGAAATGGGTTTTCGTAAATCCATTCGTAATACGTATTTTTACCGCACTTATTTGCTACTGTCATACATGACGTTTCATAAAGTTCAGGTGTAAAATCTTCTATGTCAATATTGATGTTTGATATATTTTTTCCATAAATGACTTTTTCTTTATAGGAAGTTCCATCTTTATATTTTATAACATAATCCCCGATGTGATATTCTTCTTCGTCTATAAAGTCGCCATCGACAAAAGAACGATAAGGAATGTAAAAGTCAGTTGTATGGTTAACAATAATATATTTCTTGTCGGAAGAAATTTTAAGTATATTGCTTATATAGTAATTGTTAAGTTCTTTAAGTATTTTTTTGATTATGCTTTCTTTATCTTCGCAATCATAATTTTCATTCCAACATATATATGAATTAAATATAAGGGCTTGAATAATGCCGTTTCTTAA includes the following:
- the nagA gene encoding N-acetylglucosamine-6-phosphate deacetylase; its protein translation is MSKKCLYNGKLITPERIIENGYVVFSDGKIIEVGSNIDVSSFDGEMTDVKGKYIAPGFIDIHCHGGGGCDFMDGTVDAYITAATTHAQHGTTAILPTTLTSTNEELINTFEVFNKVKDMEFDGAKLLGLHLEGPYFSPLQAGAQDPRYLKCPVKEDYEEITRKSHGNIVRWSAAPELPGSAEFGAFLKEQGILASIAHSNAKYEDVILAYENGFNLITHFYSGMSTIVREDGYRKLGVIESGYVIDGMNVEIIADGHHLPKELLKLVYKSKGADRIALVTDSMRGAGMPDGEESILGSLKDGQKVIIEGGVAKLMDRSAFAGSVCTTDRLVRTMHKEADVPLCDAVKMMTIVPARFIKIDNKKGSIALSKDADLVVFDEDINILMTIVEGKTVYKI
- a CDS encoding Gfo/Idh/MocA family oxidoreductase, whose product is MFKIGILGSDNSHAQHFARLCNVEKVYGDDVRIVAIYGNDDDPNHTKEVAEKGEIPFIANNPEEFMGKVDAVMVVYRRGSLHVPHILPFIEAGYPVWIDKPVCESIEDIELLRKAVEKNNTLITGGSTLKYNYEILTLKDKVESGRIGNVSGGCINFPGDLESEYGGIFFYGSHLIEMMLSVFGYDVKSVTAKTIAPKNSMVIASYEDKMVTLAFNNLCSSYYVTVYGDKKVCSQEVDISFIYKLGFAKFVEMLKTNKMPLSFDDLVKPVYILNAIQKSLDEDREVQISEVM
- a CDS encoding Gfo/Idh/MocA family oxidoreductase, translating into MGLNMDKKVRFAAIGCGRIFVNHSDAIKHAPHAELVAVCDVVEEKAKKAALENGLSKWYTDIETMLENEEIDVCCILTPSGMHLDCASIVANHKVNVLCEKPLEVTKERMDKLIDCCKDNGVKLGCIFQRRTYDAAIKTKEAIEKGYLGKITMADASLKYYRDQAYYDSGDWRATWKYDGGGALMNQGVHGVDMIAWMMGGIYSVDATCETKVWDIEVEDTAIAKVRFNNGAIGVIQCATTAYPGLDTIFSVHGSEGSISFGDSGFYYWKLKNPDIKMPEVTGSLGGLNCQYSTTNYGHTYLVEDMALALLEGRDPMITGEEARKSVEIILGIYKSSDEKKEVIL
- the polA gene encoding DNA polymerase I; the encoded protein is MKKLLIVDGNSIANRAFYGIRPLSTKEGIPTNAIFGFLNIVLKVIDDKKPDFITVAFDVSKKTFRNDMYDLYKANRKGMPDDLATQLPILKEVLDVLNISHIGLEGYEADDLIGTVSKKCETENIKCEILTGDRDDLQLCSKDTTVLLVTTQGGKTQTVPYNDAGVLYKYEVTPKEFIDLKGLMGDSSDNIPGVKGVGEKTAISLIKEFKSIENLYKNIDSDKIKKSVREKLIENKEMAFLSKELATIKCDVPLSFDFNAFKVLPPKDEAVLLFEKLELNSFIKRLSLNSEKEDVTPEIKISNNISDFDFATHIFYLIENEKIYIYCEKGIIELNIKDSKEKLKEIFENKEISKVTYGAKEHIIYFNTLGINLSGKIFDIKIAKYVLDPSFGEFRLPSIIYSSIGKSCDTLHECAFVLPDVFEKLSIELESTNLSKLYYDIELPVMKILASMQLHGIKIDVPSLNELSMKFEDELSILTSEIYKLAGEEFNINSTKQLSVILFEKLGLKPSKKTKTGYSTDNSVLEGLKGEHEIIDLLINYRTYTKLKSTYIDSLLSLCDENNILHSKFHQTVTQTGRLSSSEPNLQNIPVKIELGRQIRKLFTPVNSDNVFVSADYSQVELRVLAQICGDENLINAFKNNEDIHTQAASKIYQVDIKDVTPKMRSDAKMVNFGLLYGKTEFTLAKDLGISRKEAKDIIDTYFTKYPKIKKYMFDIVEFAKENGYVKTLLGRIRYIKELSDRNYMTRLAGERMALNTPIQGTAADIMKIAMIKTQKALQENKLNAKIVLQIHDELVIETSKEDLKKVKEILISSMENAVKINVPLTVSCASGENLYELK
- a CDS encoding DUF975 family protein, whose protein sequence is MKPYIFFKTSAKINLGRNFLKCIIAFLFVSLLPSLILLLPSSLNLSKIHTLILLILSTFILIPCFKIGAIGFMIDSMEKKETSLGNMFDGFLYIFKLIPLILSKIISYIPLMLVIFLAYKLISKEAMDILREYALDPAKNIDILVKIPQSDFYTMFFTELGVVVSIILSIIINAYVSLTNYILYSEKLSGIKAVIKSIKLMKGHILYYIGFNLSFFIWYIVSAFTQGFSDTIFIPYKEASFIMFYKFLNGEFPDKTIAQTDYDIKEEE